The genomic stretch TATGTTCACCCTGGCCCGACATATACTTTATGATATCCTGCGCAGCAAAGTGGTGATCGGCTATACGCTGTTCCTGCTGGCTGCCAGTCTCAGTCTTTTCCAGCTGGAAGAGAACAGTGGCAAATCCATGCTCAGCCTGCTGAATATTGTGCTGATCGTAACCCCGCTGATAAGTATGGTCTTTGCCACCATCCACTATTATAATTCCTATGAGTTCATAGAACTGATGCTGTCCCAGCCGCTGAGCAGGACACATATCTTACTCAGTGAATACATCGGTGTAGCCATTTCCCTGCTGGCGGCTTTCTGGATCGGTATCGGTATTCCCGTACTGCTCTTTGCGGCCGATGCTACAGGCCTTTCCCTCCTGATGGCCGGCAGTGCGCTGACCCTTGCTTTCTCCTCCCTGGCTTTCCTGGCCGCCGTTAGATCCAGGGACAAAGCAAGAGGCATCGGCGCTGTGCTGCTGCTCTGGTTCTACTTTGCCCTCCTGTATGATGGGCTGGTGCTGCTGATCCTCTTCTCTTTTGCTGATTACCCCATGGAGAAATTTACCCTGCTGCTGGCAGCCCTCAATCCGCTGGACCTGGCCCGCATTTCCCTGATGCTGCAAATGGATATCAGCGCATTGATGGGTTATACCGGTGCGGTGTACCAGTCGTTCTTTGGCAGCGCCCTGGGCACCCTGTTCACCAGTGCTATCCTCCTGTTATGGATAGCCGTTCCTCTCTGGCTGGCCGTCAGGGTATTCCGTAAAAAAGACCTTTAATGTTGAACGTATGATTATAATCATACGTCTCACTGTAGTGTAATAAAAGTATTTAAATACTTTTATTAGTAACTTTACAAAACTGCCTGAAGGAAAGCTCATCAGGCGCTTTCAGAACGGCTGGTAAAAGCCGGCCCATAGTTTACAAAAGCTCATTATAGTGTATACAATCAAAAACATACATACATGGAAACAGTAATAGCACCTGACATACTGAATGTCACCCTGCTGGAGCCAAAGCTGAAGCATCCAACCATTTTTGCCCGGTTCGACCAGCTGCCCGATAGCGCCACCCTCATCATCCACAATGACCATGATCCCAAACCGCTCTACTACCAGCTCCTGGGCGAACGCGGCAATATCTTTGCCTGGGAATACCTGGAACAGGGGCCGGAATGGTGGAAAGTAGCTATCACCAAAAACCTGCATGCTGCCAGCACAGAGACTTTGGGCCAGCTGGCTGCCAAGGATCTCCGCAAAGCACAGGTCTTCAAAAAATATGGCCTTGATTTCTGTTGCGGCGGTAAGAAAACTGTTCGTGAAGCCTGCGCAGAAAAGGGACTGGACGCCACCCGCATTGAGCAGGAGCTGAAAAATACCTCGGTCACCTTACCAGGCACAGAGCTGCGCTACATGGACTGGAGCCTTGATTTTCTGGCAGACTTTATTATCAATACCCATCATGCTTATGTACGAACCAATTTGCCCGATGTCCGTTTTTATGCCCGCAAAGTAGCGGCAGTGCATGGCGGCAGGCATCCGGAACTGGGCACTATCCGCCAGCTGGTGGAAGAGATCGCTGAAGAGCTGACCGCCCACTTGGAAAAAGAAGAACAGCAATTGTTCCCCCGCGTTAAACAGCTGGCCGCTGCTGTCAAAGCCAATAAATGCATAATGGATGCCGGTCTCCAGGCTGCCATAAACGATATGGAAACCGAACATGAAACGGTAGGCGGCAAGCTGGAAGTGATCCGCAAGCTCACAGACGATTATCAGCTGCCCCCCGATGCCTGCGCCAGCTATAACCTGTTATACCGGCTGTTGGCCGAATTCACGGACGACCTGCATATCCATATCCATCTCGAAAACAATATCCTCTTCCCCAAAGCACTGGACCTGGAAAAAGAACTGCTGGAAAAAAAACAGCAGGCGGCGGTCAGTGACGACTGGGATCAGGTACAGGCACGTTTTGCCGACAGCCTGGTGACCATAGACGTGCGGCCCCTGGAAATGCCCAAGCCCATGCTGGCCATCCTGGAAGCACTGGAAAAACTCCCTGCTGAAAAGGCACTCTTTGTATATCACAAAAAAGTGCCGGTATTCCTTCTCCCTGAACTGAAGGACCGGCAGTACAGCTACCGCATCAAAGAGCTGGGCGAAGGACAGGTACATATGCTCATCTTCAAAGAATCCGTATAACCCCTAAACGCGATCAATACTATGGTCAAGACAACTCCCTGGAAACTGGTGATCCCGTTCTATCTGTACGCGGCCCTTTCTTTTCTCCTGGCCACGGTGTTGATCGCGTTTTCCACCCCGGCCTTTAGCCAGCATTATTTTCATCCGCATACCCTGGCCATCACCCATATCATGGCACTGGGCTGGGGGACCATGATGGTCCTGGGCGCCAGCCACCAGCTGGTGCCGGTGCTGACAGCCAGAAAACTCTACAGTAATAAACTGGCCGCCGCCTCTTTCATCCTGGCGGCAGCAGGCATCCCGCTGCTGGTAAGGGCCTTTTATTTCTTTGAGCTGCGCTGGCCGGCCTGTTTCGGCGCGTTGCTGATCATTCTTTCCGTGGTCTGCTATATTATTAACCTGGCCTGCACCATTGACTGGAAAAAGGAAAATATCCAGGCGCTCAGCATTTTCACGGCAGCCTGCTGGCTGCTGATGACCACCCTCAGCGGCCTGTTCCTGCTGGCCAACCTGCGGCACCATATTCTTCCCAAAGATTCCCTGGAATACCTGCCCTTTCACGTACACACCGGTGTGGTAGGCTGGTTCCTGCTGCTGGTCCTGGGCGTAGGCTCCAAGCTGATCCCCATGTTCCTGGTGTCCAAGTATGAACGCACCAGCCTGCTCTGGTGGATCTACTGGCTGGTCAATGGCGGACTGCTTGTTTTCCTGTTCCTCTTCTTCCATGTGCCGCACAGTGAATACCTGTTCCTGCCCCTGGCAAGTGTATTGGTAGCCCTGGCGCTCTTTGGCTATTATTGCTATAACTGTTACCGGCGCAGGATCCGGCGCAAGGTGGACCGGCCCGTGAGCATTTCCCTGTTGTCTGTAGCCATGACCGCGCTGCCGGTAATTGCCCTGCTGACTATTATTGGTTGGTCGTTCAGCAATGACATGCACAACAAAATGGTATTGACCTACGGTTTCACCATTTTCTTTGGCTGGCTCACGGCCATCATCCTGGGTATGACCTTCAAGACCCTGCCCTTTATTATCTGGAACAAAGTATACCAGGGACCGCTGCTCAATAAAAATGCTCCTGACCCCAAAGCCCTGTTCAGCCAGCGACTGTTTGCGGGCATGGCCCTGGCTTACCTGGCCGGTTTCTTTCTTTTTGCAGCAGGCATCCTGGCCGGTAGCGGCTGGCTCATGCAATGCGGTGCGTTATGCCTGGTAGTGGCCGCTGTCCTGTATAACCTGAATGTTTTTAAAGTAGTCACACACAAACCTGCCCGCTTATGAATATTGCCAGCAATAACGAATTAAAATGTACCATTGCACTGGCCGCCCTGCAGGAAGTGCGGGACCCGGAAATTGGTCTGAACATCGTAGACCTGGGCCTGATCCGGCAGGTGGATTTCAGGGAAGCGGAACGAAAAGTAGTACTGACCATGACGCTGACCACACAGTTTTGCCCTATGGGCGCTTCCATCACAGAGAATGCCGAGCAGGCCCTGCAGACCGTTTTTGCCGGCGATAAGGTCATTGTATTACTGACCTTTGATCCACCCTGGAACTACGAACGGATCTCAGAAGATGGCCGGAAGTTCCTGGAACAATAATGTTAACCATGCTGAGTGTAACCTGTAAAACAGCTATCAAAGCAGTCCTCTACCTGGCGGCTAAGGCCGATACCGGTACCAATGCCGGTATCCGGGAAATTGCCGGCGCCATCAATGCCAGTGAGCATACGGTAGGTAAATTATTGCAGACCCTGGTCAAAGACCAGCTCATCCATAGCCTGAAAGGCCCTGCCGGCGGCTTTTATATGTCCGGTGAACAATTAAAGAGGCCCATCATTGATATCATCAGCGCCATTGACGGTGATGCCCTGTTTACCAGCTGTGCATTAGGGCTGGAACAATGCTCTTCGTCCCATCCCTGTCCTATTCACCAGGACTATATGGGCGCCCGTGAATTACTCCGCAAATCCTTCTCCCGCAAAAAGATCGCCGACCTCCGCAACCTCGTCAAAGAAGGCGTGGTACATCTTGCCTGATAATTCTCCAAAAAAACATAACTCCTTTATACCCAATTACCTTAAAGTTAGTATGTTTGTATAATAACCTATCCATTCAATATCCTGCTGAAACGGTGTTCGCGCGTAGCTAATTCTCCCTCTCTTATTGTTTCATCAATATCATCGACGGCCCCAGGCTGCGGTGGAAGGACATGCTATGAAAACACTTTTACTGGTTCTAATTACTTTATCAGGTTTCAGACAGGCTTTGGCAGTGGATACGCTGCAATATGCCCTGCGGCATTATACGGATGAGAACGGATTGCCGCAGAACAGTATCAAAGGCCTTGTGCTTAACAAAAGCGGTTTCCTGTGGATGGCTACCGAGAACGGTGTGGTCCGTTTTGATGGCCGGCAGTTCCGGACCTACGATAAGACCAACCTGGGCCTCTCTTCCAGCCGGATCGTCTGGCTGCAGCCGGATATAGCGCATGGCGGCTATTTTGCCGAAACTGATAAAGGGGAACTGATCAGTATTAATCGCAGTGAAGCATCCCTGCTGCCGCCCGGTTTCCTTCCCCCCGAAACAGCTATCAATATCAATA from Candidatus Pseudobacter hemicellulosilyticus encodes the following:
- a CDS encoding metal-sulfur cluster assembly factor → MNIASNNELKCTIALAALQEVRDPEIGLNIVDLGLIRQVDFREAERKVVLTMTLTTQFCPMGASITENAEQALQTVFAGDKVIVLLTFDPPWNYERISEDGRKFLEQ
- a CDS encoding Rrf2 family transcriptional regulator, translating into MLSVTCKTAIKAVLYLAAKADTGTNAGIREIAGAINASEHTVGKLLQTLVKDQLIHSLKGPAGGFYMSGEQLKRPIIDIISAIDGDALFTSCALGLEQCSSSHPCPIHQDYMGARELLRKSFSRKKIADLRNLVKEGVVHLA
- a CDS encoding cytochrome C oxidase subunit I — encoded protein: MVKTTPWKLVIPFYLYAALSFLLATVLIAFSTPAFSQHYFHPHTLAITHIMALGWGTMMVLGASHQLVPVLTARKLYSNKLAAASFILAAAGIPLLVRAFYFFELRWPACFGALLIILSVVCYIINLACTIDWKKENIQALSIFTAACWLLMTTLSGLFLLANLRHHILPKDSLEYLPFHVHTGVVGWFLLLVLGVGSKLIPMFLVSKYERTSLLWWIYWLVNGGLLVFLFLFFHVPHSEYLFLPLASVLVALALFGYYCYNCYRRRIRRKVDRPVSISLLSVAMTALPVIALLTIIGWSFSNDMHNKMVLTYGFTIFFGWLTAIILGMTFKTLPFIIWNKVYQGPLLNKNAPDPKALFSQRLFAGMALAYLAGFFLFAAGILAGSGWLMQCGALCLVVAAVLYNLNVFKVVTHKPARL
- the ric gene encoding iron-sulfur cluster repair di-iron protein, whose product is METVIAPDILNVTLLEPKLKHPTIFARFDQLPDSATLIIHNDHDPKPLYYQLLGERGNIFAWEYLEQGPEWWKVAITKNLHAASTETLGQLAAKDLRKAQVFKKYGLDFCCGGKKTVREACAEKGLDATRIEQELKNTSVTLPGTELRYMDWSLDFLADFIINTHHAYVRTNLPDVRFYARKVAAVHGGRHPELGTIRQLVEEIAEELTAHLEKEEQQLFPRVKQLAAAVKANKCIMDAGLQAAINDMETEHETVGGKLEVIRKLTDDYQLPPDACASYNLLYRLLAEFTDDLHIHIHLENNILFPKALDLEKELLEKKQQAAVSDDWDQVQARFADSLVTIDVRPLEMPKPMLAILEALEKLPAEKALFVYHKKVPVFLLPELKDRQYSYRIKELGEGQVHMLIFKESV
- a CDS encoding ABC transporter permease subunit, coding for MFTLARHILYDILRSKVVIGYTLFLLAASLSLFQLEENSGKSMLSLLNIVLIVTPLISMVFATIHYYNSYEFIELMLSQPLSRTHILLSEYIGVAISLLAAFWIGIGIPVLLFAADATGLSLLMAGSALTLAFSSLAFLAAVRSRDKARGIGAVLLLWFYFALLYDGLVLLILFSFADYPMEKFTLLLAALNPLDLARISLMLQMDISALMGYTGAVYQSFFGSALGTLFTSAILLLWIAVPLWLAVRVFRKKDL